The genomic segment CGATCTGCACAAGGTTGTTCAGGATCGGTGCCCACATCGGCGCGGCGAAGTGACCGCGGGTGTTCAACACCGCGCTCACCAGCGCCGAGAACCCGGTGAAGAAGATCATCGGGAGCATCAGCCGGGAGAGATCCTCGACCACCTCCCGGAACTCCGGCGCCTCGCCGCCGGCGTAGATCATCGTCAGCAGCGGGGCGGCGGCGACCGCGAGCACCGTCGCGGCGCCGAGGGTGAGCACCGCGAGGGTGAGCAGCCGCTGGGTGTACGCCTGCCCCTGGTCCGGGTCGGCCTTGCGGCGACGGACCAGGACCGGCACCAGGACGCTGGTCAGGATGCCGCCGAGCAGGAACTCGTAGACCATCCCCGGGAAGATCTGCGCGGTGGTGTACGCGTTGCCGATGGTGGTGCCCAACGCGGCGGTGAGCACCAGCGTCCGCAGGAAGCCGGTGCCGCGGCTGATCAGGCTGCCGACCGCCATCACCGCGCTGTTCGTCGCGGTGCTGCCGGTCACCGGACCGGCCTCGGCCGCCTGATCGATCGGCGGCTCGGTGGCGCGCATCGCCGCCGGGTTGTGCGGGTCGTTCGCGAACCCGACCGGGGCCCGCGGGTCGGTGGAGATCACCGGGACGCCGTCGGGCGGGGGCGGAGCGCCGTCGGCGGCGTTCGCGCTGCGGTACAGCCCGCCACCCATCACAGCCTCCCAAGGGGTACGGCGACAGGACCGTCCGTCGGCACCGCCACCCGAGCTTAAGTAAACCGGTACGCCCGGCGCGGCCGCATCGGGGCCGGCCCGATAGGCTGGCGATCCCATGTCCGAAACATCCGCGCCGAGCGCTGCCCAGTTGACGGCGGCGCAGCGTAACGCCGTCGCCGAGCTGCTCCGGGTCTCCCCGGTCGCCGACGAGCTCGGCCGCCGGTTCACCCGCGCCGGTCACGAGCTGCACCTGGTCGGTGGCTCGGTCCGGGACGCCCTGCTCGGCCGGCTCGGCGACGACCTCGACTTCTGCACCGACGCGCACCCGGACCAGACGCTGCGGGTGCTGGCCGGCTGGGCCGAGGCGATCTGGGAGACCGGCCGGGAGTTCGGCACCATCGGCGCCCAGCGCGGCGGCCTGCGGCTGGAAATCACCACCTTCCGCGCCGAGTCGTACGACCAGGTCAGCCGCAACCCGGTGGTCCGCTACGGGACCAGCCTGGTGGAGGACCTGGGCCGCCGGGACTTCACCGTCAACGCGATGGCGGTGAGCCTGCCCGAGCACCGCTTCACCGACCCGTACGGCGGCCTGGCCGACCTGGCCGCCCGGTTGATCCGGACCCCGGCCACCCCGGGCGAGTCGTTCGGCGACGACCCGCTGCGGATGCTGCGGGCGGCCCGGTTCGCCGCCCAGCTCCGGTTCACCGTCGAGCCGGCGGTGCTGGCGGCGATGACCGAACTCGCGGCGGACCTGGACCGGATCACCGCCGAGCGGATCCGGGACGAGTTCACCAAGCTGCTCTGCGGTGCCGACCCGGTGGCCGGGCTGCGGCTGCTCGTCGACACCGGGCTCGCCGACCGGTTCCTGCCCGAGCTGTCCGGGCTGAAGCTGGAGATCGACGAGCACGCCCAGCACAAGGACGTCTACGAGCACACGCTGACCGTGGTCGAGAACGCGGTGGGGCACGAGCGGGCCGACCCGGAGCAGCACGGCTGCGACTTCGTCCTGCGGATGGCGGCCCTGATGCACGACGTCGGCAAGCCGGCGACGAAGGCGGTCGGCCCGGACGGCCGGGTCAGCTTCCACCACCACGAGGTGGTGGGCGCCCGGCTGACCAAGCAGCGGATGAAGGCGCTGCGCTACCCGAAGGACATCACCGCCCAGGTCGTCACGCTGGTCGGGCTGCACCTGCGGTTCTACGGCTATGGCCGGGGCGAGTGGACCGACTCGGCGGTACGCCGGTACGTGACCGACGCCGGTGACCTGCTGCCCCGGCTGCACAAGCTGACCCGGTCGGACTGCACCACCCGTAACCGGCGCAAGGCGGCTCAGCTCTCCGCCGACTACGACGCCCTGGAGGAGCGGATCGCCCGGATCCAGGAGGCGGAGGACCTGGCCCGGGTCCGGCCCGACCTGGACGGCAACGCGATCATGGAGTTGTTGGGCGTACCGGCCGGCCCGGTGATCGGCCAGGCGTGGCGGCACCTCAAGGAGCTGCGGCTGGAACGCGGGCCGCTCGATCGGGACGAGGCGGAGGCCGAGTTGCTGCGCTGGGCGCGGGAGCGGGGCATCGTCGACTGACCGCCAGGTGTCCGGTGAACCTGCCCGAACCGGTGGTTACCGCCCGTGGCGCGCCTCGGATACCGTCGCAGGGCGGTGGGGGCGCCGACTCTGCGAGCGTGGCGGACGGCGAAGTGCGGGGTCGGGCGTGGAACAACTGGGGAGGCGAGCATGCAGCCGTGCGCGGTCTGCGGCAGCGTGGCGATCAACACCGCTGGTTACTGTGCGCAGTGCGGGACGTTCCGCGGCGTCCCGGGCTACCAGCAGCAGGCCGGCGGCCAACCCGGGTACGGCCAACCGCCCGGTTACGCCCAGCAGCCACCCACCGGCTACCCGTCCAGCGGCGGGCCGGGTTACCCGTCCAGCGCCGGACCGGGCTATCCGACCAGTGGCGGACCGGGCTACCCGACCAGCGGCGCGGCCGGCTACCCCGGCAGCGGCGGCTACCCGGGCGCCGGCGCCCCGGGGTACGCGCCCGGTGCCGGTTACCCGGGCACGCCCGGTTACCCCACCGCCTTCCAGGCCCCGGAGAGGCGCCGGTCCCTGCTGATGCCGTTGGTCGCGCTCGGTTCGACCCTGGCCGTGCTGGTGACCGCGATCGTGGTGGTGGTCGTGGTCCGCAGCGGCGGCGACGACACGACCCCGATCACCGGCCCGACCACCGGTCCGACGTCCGGCCCGAGCGCCGAGCCGACGTCGACCACCGCCGACGGGGTCGACGACTGCCTGGTCGGCGAGTGGCAGGTCACCTCGCACAGCGAGGAGGTCCAGAACGAGGAGATGGGCAAGCTGCGGTTCACCGGCGGCGAAGGCGCCGGGCTGACCCTCAACGCCGACGGAACCGGCCGGTCCGACTACGGCAGCGGCACCGAGTTCGAGAGCCGCTGGCAGGGCCGGCCGATCGTGCTGGAGATCCGGGGCAGCTACACCTACCGGTACCGGACCGACGACGGTCAGGTCATCGTCTCCAACGTGGACTCGGACGCGGAGGCCCGGGTGCTTCTCGATGACGACCAACTCGGTCAGTGGGTCGAGTTTAGGCCGACGGCCACCACCGCCAGCTACACCTGCACCGGCACCGCGATGACCCAGAAGGCGCTGCTCTACACCACCAACTTCCGGCGGGTGAGCTGACCGGTCAGGCCGGGGCCACCAGAATCCGCAGCTCGGCAAGGTCGGGCGGGATCGGCCGGCGCTCCAGTACGGTACCGGCGGTGTCGACGAGGACGGCCCACCGGGCCGGCCGGTCCAGGTAGAGGATCCGGTCCGGCGCGACCCAGTGGGCGTCGCTCACCGGCAGCTCCCTCAGCGGCTCTCCGCTGGCTATCACCACCAGTTGCGTGCTGTGCTGGCCCTGGACCACGACCAGCCGGCCGTCCGGTGACCAGGCGGTCGGGCCGGCGGCGTCGCCGCGTACCGGAATGAAGTTTGTCGGTTTGCCGGTGACGGCGGAGAAGATCTGCAGCCCGCGGCGCGGATGCCGGACGCTCTCCGACCGGGCGCCGGCCGGATCGGTCTGGGCCAGCGCCACCCGCTTGCCGTCCGGCAGCCAGGTGAACTGGCAGTAGTCGGTGCAGAAGTAGCGTTCGGCGTCGACGGTGAAGATCTGCAGTCGACCCTTGACGGACAGCACCCCGAACGAGTGCCCGGCCGGAGTCTTGGCGGAGAGGGTGAGTAGCAGTTTGCTGCCGTCCGGCGACCACTGCGGGTCGAGGATCCGCCCGCCCGTCCGGACCCAGCGCACCTCGTCGGTGTCGAGGTCGAGCAGTCCGGTCTCGGTGCGCCGGTCGTAGTCGAAGACGGCGGCGAAGCCGCCCTTGGGCGCGGCCCAGGTCTCGTCGTACCCGCTGATCGATCGGTAGCGGCCCTGGTCGCGGTCCAACACCAGCCCGGGGCTGGCCGGGCCGCCGGTGGAGGTTCCCCCGACGACGAGCCAGCCACCCGGCAACTCGAACGGTTGCCCCTTCCAGTCGGTGAGGGGCGGCGGCCCGACGGTGGGTGGCGGCCCGGCGGTCGGTGGCGGGGGCGTGCTCACCGGGGTGGCCGGTGGCGTCTGGGACACCGTCGGGGCGCCGGTGAGCTGGCCGACCGGATCGGGTCGAAGCCAGATGAACGGCCCGGTGATCGCGATCACGGCGGCTACCGCGGTGGCGGCGGTGGCGGTGATCCGGCGGCGGCGCCGGACCCGGCGGCCGCGCGCGATGGCGCCCGGCAGCAGGTCGGCGGTGGGGCGGCCGTCGCCGGCCAGATCGTGTACGGCGGTCCGGAGCAGCCGCTCGGCGTCGCGGGTCATCGCAGTGCCTCCGATCGGGTGACGGCGTCGTCGAAGGCGGGCACCTGGGCGCGCAGTTTGGCCAGCGCCCGGGACGCCTGGCTGGCGACGGTGCCGACCTGGCAGCCGAGCGCCTCGGCGGTCTGCTCCACGCTGAGGTCCTCCAGGTAGCGCAGCACGAGTACGGCGCGTTGTCGGGGCGGCAGGGTCCGCAGGGCGTCCTGGAGCAGCAGCCGGACCGCGGTGTCGTGGTCGAGGTGGCCGCCGGCGGCCCGGTCCGGCAACGCGTCGAGGGACACCTCGGCGGGGCGCCGGCCGCGCCGCCGCCAGCCGGAGACCTGGTCGTTGTAGAGAATCCGGCGGACGTACGGCTCGGCGTCGCCGCGGATCCGGGGCCAGCGGGCGTACGCCTTGGCCAGGGCGCTCTGCAGCAGGTCCTCGCC from the Solwaraspora sp. WMMD1047 genome contains:
- a CDS encoding CCA tRNA nucleotidyltransferase translates to MSETSAPSAAQLTAAQRNAVAELLRVSPVADELGRRFTRAGHELHLVGGSVRDALLGRLGDDLDFCTDAHPDQTLRVLAGWAEAIWETGREFGTIGAQRGGLRLEITTFRAESYDQVSRNPVVRYGTSLVEDLGRRDFTVNAMAVSLPEHRFTDPYGGLADLAARLIRTPATPGESFGDDPLRMLRAARFAAQLRFTVEPAVLAAMTELAADLDRITAERIRDEFTKLLCGADPVAGLRLLVDTGLADRFLPELSGLKLEIDEHAQHKDVYEHTLTVVENAVGHERADPEQHGCDFVLRMAALMHDVGKPATKAVGPDGRVSFHHHEVVGARLTKQRMKALRYPKDITAQVVTLVGLHLRFYGYGRGEWTDSAVRRYVTDAGDLLPRLHKLTRSDCTTRNRRKAAQLSADYDALEERIARIQEAEDLARVRPDLDGNAIMELLGVPAGPVIGQAWRHLKELRLERGPLDRDEAEAELLRWARERGIVD
- a CDS encoding SigE family RNA polymerase sigma factor, with the translated sequence MGQATEQEFTAFVNARGAALLRVASALAGDRHAGEDLLQSALAKAYARWPRIRGDAEPYVRRILYNDQVSGWRRRGRRPAEVSLDALPDRAAGGHLDHDTAVRLLLQDALRTLPPRQRAVLVLRYLEDLSVEQTAEALGCQVGTVASQASRALAKLRAQVPAFDDAVTRSEALR